A window of Anabas testudineus chromosome 7, fAnaTes1.2, whole genome shotgun sequence genomic DNA:
GTGCGCTCGACTCTTACAACTGGTGACAGCGCGTCCCCCCCGTGTACGTGTCGTTTTCGTTATGACGACAACCACATACTGAACTACTACGACCAATTTATCTATAATAAATGGTAATAATTACTTGTCACATGCAAATTACCCACATTATGGTCCAACGCTTTCTTTTAATTGTCACGATACCTTCTTTAATTCGGCGCCCGCAGAACCCACATTGAATGAGTTTGATTTGAaaagtgtttcagttttgtgtttggtttctgCTGCTCGATGTTTTAATAAGATAATATACACCAaatgcagaataaaataataaatatgttggtTAAATAAGTTGATACATACGTGAATGCAGCTCATTTAGGATGTTTGAAGCGTGGAATCCACGTTCACGAGATTGTGTTAAATTGGCATAATTTTGAGCGAAGTTTGGTTGACAAACATTAAAGCACCTCACAGGAGCgagtaaaataacaaaagaaatatgACACTTAAAACACCTCTGTAATATTGACTTTACATGTTAATTAGCCATATTATGTAAACTTTGCGGTGTTTGTGGTAATAATAGGACCTCTTTTGTAGCGGAAAATAGAAATTCACCACAAGGGGCGGTATTTTAAATCTTACCTATCAATTACTTCCGGTGTCAAAGAAACTGAAGCGGAAGTCAACACAAACCGAGCATTGTTGTGATCTGAAGCTGAGCTACCAGGTGATGTTTAATTGTCTGTAATTAGGTTTAACACGACAACattgctgctgttactgtttcTCGCACATTTTGACGCACACCcgtgtgttttttattcagcagaATGGCGGACGAGGAGGACGAGACTGGCTTCGACGACGAGCTGGAGGACGGATCCAGCGGAGTGGACGTCGGCCACGGCAAGAGGAAGAGGCTCTTCTCCAAGGAGCTCCGGTGCATGATGTACGGATTCGGAGACGACCAGAACCCGTATACGGAGTCTGTGGACATCCTGGAGGACTTGGTGATCGAGTTTATCACGGAAATGACCCACAAAGCCATGTCTATCGGGCGCCAGGGCCGCGTCCAGGTGGAGGACATCGTTTTCCTAATTCGCAAAGACCCCAGGAAGTTCGCCAGAGTGAAAGACCTGCTGACCATGAACGAGGAGCTGAAGAGAGCCCGGAAAGCTTTCGATGAAGCTAATTATGGCTCGTAAACACTCAGTGGgacagctttttattttccatgtttgaCCTACATCTTATTTGACagttcatttgttcatttctggCGCCTGATGTGGCACTGTTGAAATAAAGTAACTGAAATAACTACGTTGAAGATGGTTGTTACCTCACACCTGACGTGGACATTCACATGCAGCATCCAAGAAAGGCCAGAAATTGGCTTCTGTAGAAAGGGGCCTGAAGGtggagttttatttttaaaggtgtttttaaaTACAGGCTTAAAAGAGGTGATGTAAAAAGCAGTTATCCAGATGTGGTTTAACAGTATCTTGTATAttatctatatacagtatagacagCCAATCATCATTTGAGTACCAGAATATCCAGAAGTGACTGTTTTTTAGATCTTGGATCTTTGTAGATTAATGGCTCAACAAAACCAACACACTTTAAATTGAGTCAAAAACAAAG
This region includes:
- the taf13 gene encoding transcription initiation factor TFIID subunit 13, with product MADEEDETGFDDELEDGSSGVDVGHGKRKRLFSKELRCMMYGFGDDQNPYTESVDILEDLVIEFITEMTHKAMSIGRQGRVQVEDIVFLIRKDPRKFARVKDLLTMNEELKRARKAFDEANYGS